A single genomic interval of Spirosoma linguale DSM 74 harbors:
- a CDS encoding hypothetical protein (KEGG: mxa:MXAN_3747 hypothetical protein) has product MQVVEVGENARYKKEFIQFPVRLYRADSCWIRPLDADVEEVFDPGRNKRFEHGECVRFLLLNDKGETIGRVAAFVDREIANLDNDQPTGGLGFFECIDDQAAAFALFDAGKSWLQSRGMEAMDGPINFGDRDRWWGLLVDGFDREPNYCMPYTKPYYIPLFENYGFKDYFKQYTFGIPTTWSKLVDMSQAVKDRAQRIYQNPDYTFRTIDKKQLPAAAEQFRHIYNAAWGGHSGVKEMSAAQAQLLMQKLKPVIDEKIIYFAYYQDEPVAFFVCLPELNQVFKHVNGKLDLIGKLKFLWHMLLKTNHKAFGVVFGVAPEHQGKGVEAAIALRMPHEADNNPNFQYTELEMNWVGDFNPIMVRFVSQLGSKIVKTHVTYRKLFDETKPFKRCPVIGRKK; this is encoded by the coding sequence ATGCAGGTAGTTGAGGTAGGCGAAAACGCCCGATACAAGAAAGAATTTATTCAGTTTCCCGTACGTCTCTATCGGGCCGATTCATGCTGGATCAGGCCGCTGGATGCCGACGTCGAAGAAGTATTCGATCCGGGCCGCAACAAGCGTTTCGAACACGGCGAATGCGTCCGGTTTCTGTTGCTGAACGATAAAGGTGAAACCATTGGGCGTGTGGCGGCTTTCGTCGACCGAGAAATCGCTAACCTCGACAACGACCAGCCCACGGGCGGATTGGGCTTCTTCGAGTGCATAGACGACCAGGCTGCGGCTTTTGCACTGTTCGATGCCGGCAAATCCTGGTTGCAGAGTCGGGGAATGGAAGCAATGGATGGTCCCATCAACTTTGGTGACCGCGACCGCTGGTGGGGGTTGCTGGTAGACGGCTTCGATCGGGAGCCTAATTACTGCATGCCGTACACCAAGCCGTACTACATTCCACTCTTCGAAAATTACGGGTTTAAGGATTATTTCAAGCAATACACGTTTGGGATTCCGACAACCTGGTCAAAACTGGTGGATATGTCGCAGGCGGTGAAAGACCGGGCGCAGCGCATTTATCAGAATCCGGATTATACCTTCCGGACCATCGACAAGAAGCAGCTACCGGCCGCGGCCGAACAGTTTCGGCACATTTATAACGCGGCTTGGGGCGGACACAGTGGCGTAAAGGAAATGTCGGCGGCACAGGCACAGCTGCTCATGCAGAAGCTGAAACCGGTTATCGACGAGAAAATCATTTACTTCGCTTATTATCAGGACGAGCCGGTTGCCTTCTTCGTTTGCCTGCCCGAGCTAAACCAGGTATTCAAGCATGTGAACGGTAAGCTGGATCTGATCGGTAAACTGAAGTTTCTGTGGCACATGCTGCTCAAGACCAATCATAAAGCGTTTGGCGTGGTGTTCGGCGTAGCACCAGAGCATCAGGGCAAAGGTGTTGAAGCGGCTATTGCCCTACGGATGCCGCATGAAGCCGACAACAACCCGAACTTTCAGTACACCGAACTGGAAATGAACTGGGTTGGTGACTTTAACCCGATTATGGTGCGGTTTGTGAGTCAGCTGGGCTCAAAAATTGTGAAGACGCACGTTACGTACCGCAAGCTATTCGACGAAACAAAGCCGTTTAAACGCTGCCCGGTTATTGGGCGGAAGAAATAA
- a CDS encoding Alcohol dehydrogenase zinc-binding domain protein (PFAM: Alcohol dehydrogenase zinc-binding domain protein; Alcohol dehydrogenase GroES domain protein~KEGG: NADPH:quinone reductase and related Zn- dependent oxidoreductases), whose amino-acid sequence MKAILLAEKKQPVQLVDAPTPTAGPGQILIKLKAAALNHRDVFVQQGLYPGIKLPAILGSDGAGVVAEVGEGVDPAWREQAVIINPGLHWGPNPRFYGSDFRILGMPDNGTFAEYVVVDKAYVHHKPDHLSFEQAAALPLAGLTAWRALMTRAGLHTSGSPEKVLVTGIGGGAALFALQFAVGAGAEVWVTSGSEEKLGKAAALGAAGGVNYRESDWEKTLMTLTGGERKGYFDVIIDSAGGPGFTKLIDAAAAGGRIAFFGGTTGNITDIMPPKVFFKQLSILGTTMGNEHEFADMLSFVTDKQIIPVVDDIFPLADMSQAMEKMDTGKQFGKIVIKIGD is encoded by the coding sequence ATGAAAGCCATACTGCTTGCTGAAAAAAAACAACCCGTACAACTTGTTGATGCACCAACGCCGACCGCCGGTCCAGGGCAGATACTGATCAAACTTAAAGCGGCTGCCCTGAATCACCGTGATGTATTCGTCCAGCAGGGTTTGTACCCCGGCATTAAACTCCCGGCCATTCTGGGCTCCGACGGGGCCGGGGTGGTGGCCGAGGTTGGTGAAGGTGTCGATCCGGCCTGGAGGGAACAAGCCGTTATTATTAATCCAGGCTTGCATTGGGGGCCTAACCCCAGGTTTTACGGGTCGGACTTTCGGATTTTAGGCATGCCCGATAACGGAACGTTTGCGGAGTATGTTGTGGTCGATAAAGCGTATGTGCATCATAAGCCCGATCATCTTTCTTTTGAGCAGGCGGCTGCGCTGCCACTGGCGGGCCTGACGGCCTGGCGAGCACTCATGACGCGGGCAGGCCTTCACACATCAGGTAGTCCCGAAAAAGTGCTTGTAACGGGTATTGGTGGTGGAGCCGCTTTATTTGCCCTGCAATTCGCCGTGGGTGCCGGAGCCGAAGTTTGGGTAACGTCCGGTTCAGAAGAAAAGCTGGGCAAAGCCGCAGCTTTAGGTGCCGCAGGGGGCGTCAACTACCGCGAGTCGGACTGGGAAAAAACACTCATGACGCTTACGGGTGGCGAACGGAAAGGATACTTCGACGTTATTATCGATAGTGCGGGAGGACCGGGCTTTACCAAACTAATCGACGCAGCGGCAGCAGGTGGGCGGATTGCTTTCTTCGGTGGCACTACGGGTAATATCACCGACATCATGCCCCCCAAAGTGTTCTTCAAACAGCTGTCTATTTTGGGCACGACAATGGGTAACGAACACGAATTCGCGGATATGCTGTCATTCGTGACCGACAAGCAAATAATACCCGTGGTGGACGATATTTTCCCATTAGCTGATATGTCGCAGGCCATGGAGAAGATGGATACCGGCAAACAGTTCGGTAAGATTGTTATTAAAATAGGGGATTAA
- a CDS encoding GCN5-related N-acetyltransferase (PFAM: GCN5-related N-acetyltransferase~KEGG: mlo:mll5985 hypothetical protein) — protein sequence MITYREATLMDAEAIAQLHSRSWQQNYRGIWRDDFLDGPVLENRQHVWHERLSQPAPNQQVIAAEEKGVLIGFACVYVADDADWGTLLDNLHVVSNQKGKGIGTQLLKSAARWSYTQDPKAGLYLWVLTQNTSAQAFYQSLGAVNQEVLSHENPGGGVSDAYRYVWTDIKMLL from the coding sequence ATGATAACTTATCGGGAGGCAACACTGATGGATGCCGAGGCTATCGCGCAACTCCATAGCCGTAGCTGGCAGCAAAACTACAGAGGTATCTGGAGAGATGACTTTCTGGACGGCCCCGTTCTGGAGAATAGACAGCACGTTTGGCATGAACGCCTGAGCCAACCGGCACCAAATCAACAGGTTATTGCTGCTGAAGAGAAAGGCGTGCTTATTGGGTTCGCCTGTGTTTATGTCGCTGATGACGCTGATTGGGGAACATTACTGGACAATTTACACGTTGTCAGCAATCAGAAAGGCAAAGGAATTGGTACACAGCTCTTAAAATCGGCAGCTCGCTGGTCGTATACCCAAGACCCTAAGGCCGGATTATATTTATGGGTGCTTACCCAAAACACCAGTGCTCAGGCATTCTACCAAAGTTTGGGAGCGGTCAATCAGGAAGTCCTGTCGCACGAGAATCCCGGCGGTGGAGTTTCGGATGCCTACCGCTACGTGTGGACCGATATTAAAATGCTACTTTAA
- a CDS encoding hypothetical protein (KEGG: hypothetical protein) has protein sequence MENVTNRPEATPSEVAAASRRSFLRVAGAAAVTGGLLSACSNADQTAITPGGSARAAGPMVALPTGDVGILAFAYVLEQLEAAFYEMILAKPYPNMSSTDKQLWADIGGHEIIHRALFKAAVGSAVPDLTFNFSSIDFNNRADVLIHAEAFEKTGVGAYNGAGKYIKNADYLTLAGKIVSVETRHHSIIRELQYPHSDAFAGPSIVTSDTGLHLAYEPTFVLPIAQKYINETLDASALVASLA, from the coding sequence ATGGAAAACGTTACTAACCGACCTGAAGCGACGCCTTCGGAGGTTGCAGCAGCCAGCCGCCGGTCGTTTCTTCGAGTAGCGGGAGCAGCAGCCGTAACCGGTGGTCTGCTATCTGCCTGCTCAAACGCAGATCAAACAGCTATTACACCCGGTGGCAGTGCCCGTGCAGCGGGTCCAATGGTTGCCTTACCAACCGGCGATGTGGGTATCCTGGCGTTTGCCTATGTGCTCGAACAGTTGGAAGCCGCCTTCTACGAAATGATTCTGGCGAAACCGTATCCAAACATGTCCTCGACAGATAAGCAGCTTTGGGCAGACATTGGGGGCCACGAAATTATTCACCGTGCGCTTTTCAAAGCCGCTGTGGGAAGTGCCGTTCCAGATTTAACGTTCAACTTCTCAAGCATCGACTTCAATAACCGCGCCGATGTGTTGATTCATGCCGAAGCGTTTGAAAAGACGGGCGTTGGTGCCTACAACGGTGCTGGTAAGTACATCAAGAATGCGGATTACCTGACCTTAGCCGGTAAGATTGTATCAGTTGAGACGCGCCACCACTCCATTATCCGCGAACTGCAATACCCGCACTCCGATGCGTTTGCCGGTCCATCCATCGTGACTAGCGATACGGGTTTACACCTTGCTTACGAGCCAACGTTTGTGCTGCCTATCGCACAGAAATACATCAATGAAACACTCGACGCAAGCGCATTAGTAGCCAGCCTCGCCTAA
- a CDS encoding hypothetical protein (KEGG: hypothetical protein), with the protein MNLQNILSDIEKVDGEIFDRLAHVSRRGLFSSLTKKTIAVAAPAIMASALTKAYGQSSALPQGVKDVLNFALTLEYLEYRFYDAGRNLSMIPSDYRAAFELIRQHEQVHVRLLKSVLGAEAVAEPKFDFSAKGTFTDTFTNFATFSAIAQTLEDTGVRAYKGQAANLMPAPAILQVALQIHATEAAHAANVRYMRGQKGWITGGTAAMQGLPAVVNGNYAGEENVTQAGVNLVSALAGDSRITPDMVSQAFDEILTKDQVLALVTPFLA; encoded by the coding sequence ATGAACTTACAGAACATACTTAGCGATATTGAGAAAGTGGATGGCGAGATCTTCGACCGCCTGGCTCACGTCTCCCGTCGGGGCTTATTCAGCTCCCTGACCAAAAAAACGATTGCCGTAGCCGCTCCGGCCATTATGGCTTCTGCCCTGACAAAAGCCTACGGGCAGTCGAGCGCCTTACCACAAGGTGTAAAAGATGTGCTTAATTTTGCACTGACTCTGGAATACCTGGAGTATCGTTTCTACGACGCCGGGCGCAATCTTTCGATGATCCCAAGCGATTACAGAGCAGCATTTGAACTGATCCGGCAGCACGAACAGGTACACGTTCGGTTACTGAAGTCGGTACTTGGCGCAGAAGCGGTGGCCGAACCAAAGTTTGACTTCTCGGCAAAAGGAACATTCACAGATACGTTCACCAACTTTGCCACGTTCTCGGCCATCGCACAGACCCTCGAAGACACGGGTGTTCGGGCCTACAAAGGTCAGGCCGCTAATCTGATGCCAGCACCCGCTATCTTACAGGTAGCTCTTCAAATCCACGCGACCGAAGCCGCTCACGCAGCGAATGTACGCTACATGCGTGGACAGAAAGGCTGGATTACGGGCGGCACGGCTGCCATGCAGGGACTTCCGGCGGTTGTCAACGGGAATTATGCCGGTGAAGAAAATGTCACGCAGGCAGGTGTTAACCTTGTTTCGGCTTTGGCCGGTGACAGCCGTATAACGCCCGACATGGTTAGCCAGGCGTTTGATGAAATACTGACGAAAGATCAGGTACTGGCTTTGGTTACGCCTTTTCTGGCCTAA
- a CDS encoding PfkB domain protein (PFAM: PfkB domain protein~KEGG: hypothetical protein) yields MSLLTVGSVAFDALETPFGKTDKIIGGAATYITLSASYFVEKNNLVAVVGDDFPQSMIDDLHQHGINTDGLEIRQGEKTFFWSGKYHNDMNSRDTVEVQLNVMEHFNPIIPDSYQDCDYLMLGNTAPAIQQMVIERLHKRPKLIVLDTMNLWIEIANPDLMNLLKLVDVLVVNDEEARQLTREYSLVKAAAKIRSLGPQTVIIKKGEHGALLFSEGQIFFAPALPLEEVFDPTGAGDTFAGGFIGHLAKTDDISFENMKRAIIYGSAMASFCVEKFGAERIMNLTQEEIQARVSEFVTLSAFGLDL; encoded by the coding sequence ATGAGCTTACTTACCGTTGGTTCCGTAGCGTTCGATGCGCTGGAAACCCCGTTCGGCAAAACCGACAAAATCATTGGTGGTGCCGCTACATACATTACTCTGTCGGCGTCGTACTTCGTAGAAAAAAACAATCTGGTGGCGGTCGTTGGCGACGACTTCCCTCAGTCCATGATTGACGACCTTCATCAGCACGGCATTAATACCGATGGGCTGGAAATTCGGCAGGGGGAGAAGACCTTCTTCTGGTCGGGGAAGTACCACAACGACATGAATAGCCGCGATACGGTTGAGGTACAGCTAAACGTGATGGAGCATTTCAATCCCATCATTCCGGATTCGTATCAGGACTGCGACTACCTGATGCTGGGTAACACGGCCCCGGCCATTCAGCAGATGGTGATCGAACGGTTGCACAAGCGGCCCAAACTCATTGTGCTCGACACCATGAACCTCTGGATCGAAATTGCCAACCCGGATTTGATGAACCTGCTCAAGCTGGTCGACGTGCTGGTTGTCAATGATGAAGAGGCCCGCCAGCTTACCCGCGAGTACTCACTGGTGAAAGCAGCGGCTAAAATCCGGTCTTTAGGACCGCAAACGGTTATCATCAAAAAAGGCGAGCACGGCGCGTTGCTATTCAGCGAAGGCCAGATCTTCTTTGCACCCGCCCTACCCCTCGAAGAGGTGTTCGATCCAACCGGCGCGGGCGATACGTTTGCCGGAGGCTTCATCGGTCACTTAGCCAAAACCGACGATATCTCGTTCGAGAACATGAAGCGGGCCATTATTTACGGGTCGGCCATGGCGTCGTTCTGTGTCGAAAAATTCGGTGCTGAGCGAATTATGAACCTGACGCAGGAAGAAATTCAGGCGCGGGTAAGTGAGTTCGTTACGCTATCAGCGTTTGGATTAGACTTATAA
- a CDS encoding protein of unknown function UPF0054 (PFAM: protein of unknown function UPF0054~KEGG: pca:Pcar_1233 hypothetical protein), protein MIRFFNEDVPYKLPQKQAIRQWLKQQTEAEGYSVGDLNYMFCSDEYLLQVNRDYLQHDYYTDIITFDMSEEEGKIEGDVFVSVERVIDNANKLAVPAEQEMRRVLAHGLLHLCGYGDKTDEEAALMRLKEDEWISRL, encoded by the coding sequence ATGATTCGTTTTTTCAACGAGGACGTTCCCTATAAGCTTCCTCAAAAGCAGGCAATCCGCCAATGGCTGAAGCAGCAAACCGAAGCCGAAGGCTACTCGGTAGGCGATCTGAATTACATGTTCTGTTCCGATGAGTACCTGCTACAGGTTAACCGGGATTATCTACAACACGACTATTACACGGACATTATCACCTTCGACATGAGCGAAGAAGAGGGTAAGATAGAAGGTGACGTTTTCGTCAGCGTGGAACGTGTTATTGACAACGCCAATAAGCTGGCTGTTCCGGCCGAGCAGGAAATGCGCCGTGTACTGGCGCATGGCTTATTACACCTGTGCGGTTATGGGGATAAAACCGACGAGGAAGCGGCTCTAATGCGCCTTAAAGAAGACGAGTGGATAAGTCGGTTGTAA
- a CDS encoding short-chain dehydrogenase/reductase SDR (PFAM: short-chain dehydrogenase/reductase SDR; KR domain protein~KEGG: ppu:PP_1817 short chain dehydrogenase) encodes MISFLHQVAFVTGAGSGIGRATALAFAGAGARVVVAEINEESGRETVGHIHQSGGDALFVACDVAEPAQINAAIQQTVDTYGRLDIAINNAGIGGRYGRFTEQTPEDFDRIMAVNVGGVFYCMQAQIRQMLLQQKGTKAEGKTAESNPMESFPVGGRIVNVASIAGVRGMPMGAPYSASKHAVIGLTKTAALEYVKQNIRINAVCPAYTNSAMVDGLISAAPAMEDRMRRMIPLGRFGQPEEIAQAILWLCADDNTFFTGQTLQLDGGLTAG; translated from the coding sequence ATGATAAGCTTTTTACATCAGGTTGCCTTCGTTACGGGCGCTGGGTCCGGTATTGGCCGGGCCACCGCATTAGCTTTTGCCGGAGCAGGCGCTCGGGTTGTTGTCGCCGAAATCAATGAAGAAAGTGGCCGGGAAACCGTCGGTCACATTCACCAGTCAGGAGGAGACGCGCTGTTTGTGGCCTGTGACGTAGCTGAGCCAGCCCAAATCAATGCCGCCATTCAGCAAACCGTCGATACCTATGGGCGGTTAGACATTGCCATTAATAACGCGGGTATTGGCGGTCGGTATGGTCGGTTTACGGAACAGACGCCGGAAGACTTCGACCGAATTATGGCCGTTAATGTGGGTGGGGTTTTCTATTGTATGCAAGCGCAAATCCGGCAAATGCTTCTACAGCAGAAAGGGACTAAAGCAGAAGGAAAGACCGCCGAGTCGAATCCCATGGAGAGCTTCCCGGTAGGGGGGCGCATTGTAAACGTGGCCAGTATTGCCGGGGTACGGGGGATGCCGATGGGCGCACCTTACAGCGCGTCCAAACATGCAGTGATCGGCCTTACAAAAACGGCTGCGCTGGAGTATGTAAAACAGAATATCCGGATTAATGCCGTTTGCCCGGCTTATACGAATTCGGCGATGGTCGATGGGTTGATCAGTGCAGCACCCGCAATGGAAGACCGCATGCGTCGTATGATTCCCCTTGGCCGGTTTGGCCAGCCCGAAGAAATTGCCCAGGCCATTTTGTGGCTTTGCGCCGACGACAACACGTTTTTTACGGGACAGACGCTCCAGCTGGATGGTGGTCTGACAGCCGGTTGA